One Armatimonadota bacterium DNA segment encodes these proteins:
- a CDS encoding DegT/DnrJ/EryC1/StrS family aminotransferase yields the protein MTSRPDRAKFGAAGVANLQGKLPNPFPREMGPNTLKYLQEVVTSGLTADMVTRFEKAFAEAHGVRHCVATPGCTPALAVLAAALPFAPGDEIIVSPITDYGTLCGLLSENCIPVFADTEPGTVNLSARTVEPCISDRTRAILVVHKTGLICDMDPINELAARHGLFVYEDACQAVFSRYKGRLAGTLSQAACFSFDSEKTMGSDMGGCILTNDDEFAERLRLMGHSRGAAEIPGFGRAHVEHGYAYRMPLCTAAVTLAQLEIIHSQVARRDAMARLLTQMLAQIPGVTPLPIPDYVDVYSCWMYGFSLDREAFGCGADEFAAQVARKGIPGAGTGRYYLMPEALYFLQEQAQTQTYPFSLPPASRAYHYGPDTCPTAHAFLDRFIRWSTFCDKYTPEHCEIAAEIIRRVAERNRKETND from the coding sequence ATGACATCGCGTCCTGACCGAGCCAAGTTCGGCGCGGCTGGGGTCGCCAACCTCCAGGGCAAGCTGCCCAACCCGTTCCCTCGGGAGATGGGGCCGAACACCCTGAAGTACCTGCAGGAGGTGGTCACCAGCGGTCTCACCGCAGACATGGTCACCCGCTTTGAGAAGGCGTTTGCCGAGGCTCACGGCGTTCGACACTGTGTCGCGACCCCCGGTTGCACCCCGGCCCTGGCGGTGCTGGCAGCGGCGCTGCCCTTCGCGCCGGGCGACGAGATCATCGTCAGCCCGATTACCGACTACGGCACGCTGTGCGGACTGCTGAGCGAGAATTGCATCCCGGTCTTCGCCGACACCGAGCCCGGCACGGTCAACCTGAGCGCGCGGACCGTGGAGCCGTGCATCAGCGACCGCACGCGAGCGATCCTGGTTGTGCACAAGACCGGGCTCATCTGCGATATGGACCCGATCAATGAGCTCGCCGCCCGGCACGGCCTGTTCGTTTATGAGGATGCCTGCCAAGCCGTCTTCAGCCGCTACAAAGGGCGGTTGGCGGGCACGCTGTCGCAGGCGGCGTGCTTCTCGTTCGACAGCGAGAAGACGATGGGTTCCGACATGGGCGGCTGCATCCTTACCAACGATGACGAATTTGCGGAGCGACTGCGCCTGATGGGCCACAGCCGGGGCGCGGCGGAGATCCCGGGGTTCGGCCGCGCCCACGTCGAGCACGGCTATGCCTATCGCATGCCGCTGTGCACGGCCGCGGTGACACTGGCTCAACTGGAGATCATCCACTCGCAGGTTGCGCGCCGCGACGCGATGGCGCGCCTGCTCACCCAGATGCTGGCGCAGATCCCGGGGGTGACTCCGCTGCCGATTCCGGATTACGTTGACGTCTATTCGTGCTGGATGTACGGCTTCAGCCTTGATCGCGAGGCGTTTGGCTGCGGCGCAGACGAGTTCGCCGCGCAGGTCGCGAGGAAAGGCATCCCGGGCGCGGGGACGGGCCGGTACTACCTGATGCCGGAGGCGCTCTACTTCCTGCAGGAGCAGGCACAGACCCAGACCTATCCATTCTCGCTGCCGCCCGCGTCGCGCGCGTATCACTATGGCCCGGATACGTGCCCCACCGCGCACGCGTTCCTTGATCGCTTCATCCGCTGGAGCACCTTTTGCGACAAGTACACTCCCGAACACTGCGAGATAGCCGCCGAGATCATCCGCCGGGTGGCGGAGCGCAACCGAAAGGAGACGAACGACTAG
- a CDS encoding Gfo/Idh/MocA family oxidoreductase, protein MRIGVVDLDTSHPGSWLPIIRELGHEVVAVWDGGTVFRPGYAERFAAEHGIAVAAQTLAEVAELADAAIIHSCDWDLHLARMEPLVEAGKPILIDKPLAGNVRDLRRIVELAASGHRICGGSSLRFNFDVARLLAQPLDERGCPQTVFAGCGIDDFNYGIHAYALLWSIMGSGAEAVRHLGVNGQHKIEVAWPEGRRGYLCVGETSGWLPFYATIVTERCVHQITADSTTLYRALLEKCLPYMAGETDEPPLSPAALIEPELAAIAAQESKRRRGRAVRLEDLAEDGFAYDGAAFAAGYRKLRGDY, encoded by the coding sequence ATGAGAATCGGCGTCGTAGACCTGGATACGTCGCATCCTGGGAGCTGGCTGCCCATCATCCGCGAGCTGGGCCACGAGGTGGTCGCGGTATGGGACGGCGGTACCGTCTTTCGCCCCGGCTACGCGGAGCGGTTCGCCGCCGAGCACGGCATTGCGGTAGCCGCGCAGACGCTGGCGGAAGTGGCGGAGCTGGCCGACGCCGCCATCATCCATTCCTGCGACTGGGACCTGCACTTGGCGCGGATGGAACCGTTGGTGGAGGCCGGCAAGCCGATCCTGATAGACAAGCCGCTGGCCGGCAACGTGCGCGACTTGCGGCGCATCGTCGAGCTGGCGGCGTCGGGACACCGCATATGCGGCGGCTCGTCGCTGCGGTTCAACTTCGATGTCGCAAGGTTGTTGGCTCAGCCGCTCGATGAGCGCGGATGCCCGCAGACCGTGTTCGCCGGCTGCGGGATCGATGATTTCAACTACGGGATTCACGCCTATGCCCTCTTGTGGAGTATCATGGGGAGCGGAGCGGAGGCGGTTCGACACCTGGGCGTAAACGGCCAGCACAAGATAGAGGTTGCGTGGCCTGAGGGGCGCCGAGGGTACCTCTGCGTCGGCGAGACCTCCGGCTGGCTCCCGTTCTACGCCACCATCGTCACCGAGCGCTGCGTCCACCAGATCACGGCCGATTCGACGACCCTGTATCGCGCACTGCTGGAGAAGTGCCTGCCTTACATGGCGGGGGAAACCGACGAGCCTCCGCTATCCCCTGCAGCTCTGATTGAGCCCGAGCTGGCGGCGATCGCGGCGCAGGAAAGCAAGCGCAGGCGGGGCCGGGCGGTGCGCCTGGAGGATCTCGCCGAGGACGGCTTCGCCTATGACGGAGCGGCCTTCGCCGCCGGGTACCGCAAGCTCCGCGGCGACTACTAG
- a CDS encoding polysaccharide deacetylase family protein, producing MSISAPKPAIAGWKHAKSWAYSITYDEALADLDQFVLRVHHELGLPGHVEVVASQIGQVRDVGGSSYDGYRHMAADELRNIAAAGWGIGCHSWSHQRVMDDPDLELRVARETIEQAVGVPVTVFTAPGSNDNLTPEVVERLSGSGYLAGMSITDDINRVDGDALPWVNRVPLHERYWGVFDSAFDPWKRLRQAQVEHGWIVDYCHCPLETAAHDYKDCTAAHHRERLEAVVSEGGAECWYANPDDVIDYLHLKRHTRIEPCGSGFRVSIEALPERVQRRELTFEISGVLAPEALSVQVDGAAVTLFGPRAGCAAFTAGVRDGTIIAVADGRLRG from the coding sequence TTGTCAATCTCTGCACCGAAGCCAGCCATTGCCGGGTGGAAGCACGCCAAGTCCTGGGCTTACTCGATAACCTACGACGAGGCGCTGGCGGATCTGGACCAGTTCGTGCTCCGGGTTCACCATGAACTGGGGTTGCCCGGGCACGTCGAGGTTGTGGCGTCACAAATCGGCCAGGTGCGGGATGTGGGCGGGAGCTCGTACGACGGCTATCGGCACATGGCGGCCGACGAACTGCGAAATATCGCCGCCGCTGGCTGGGGCATCGGCTGCCACTCCTGGAGCCACCAGCGGGTCATGGACGATCCGGACCTGGAACTGCGCGTGGCCCGCGAAACCATCGAACAAGCTGTCGGCGTCCCGGTGACCGTTTTTACCGCCCCTGGCAGCAATGACAATCTTACGCCCGAGGTCGTGGAGAGGCTTAGCGGGAGCGGCTATCTGGCGGGAATGAGCATCACCGACGACATCAACCGTGTTGACGGCGATGCGCTGCCGTGGGTCAACCGGGTGCCGCTGCACGAGCGCTACTGGGGCGTATTCGACAGCGCGTTCGACCCCTGGAAGCGCCTGCGGCAGGCGCAAGTAGAACACGGTTGGATCGTGGACTACTGCCACTGCCCGCTCGAAACCGCCGCCCACGACTACAAGGACTGCACCGCCGCCCACCACCGCGAGCGGCTGGAGGCGGTGGTGTCCGAAGGCGGCGCCGAGTGCTGGTACGCAAACCCGGACGACGTGATTGACTACCTGCACTTGAAGCGCCACACTCGGATAGAGCCGTGCGGGAGCGGCTTCAGGGTAAGCATCGAGGCGCTGCCCGAGCGCGTGCAGAGGCGGGAGCTTACGTTCGAGATTTCCGGCGTCCTGGCACCCGAGGCACTATCGGTACAGGTTGACGGTGCAGCCGTTACCCTTTTCGGCCCCCGCGCGGGATGCGCGGCGTTCACGGCCGGGGTACGCGACGGGACCATTATTGCAGTCGCTGACGGAAGGCTAAGGGGTTGA
- a CDS encoding carbon-nitrogen hydrolase family protein, translating into MTIHRAFEALRAAAAWKPDLVVFPEELDYVALGAEDCAKCGESIPGSLVVERFAGAAREAETNLVIGLREREDDHVYNAGVVVSRQGELVGKYRKTHLAPGEDAEVEAGDDYPVFELDFGKLGVMICMDLHYPEPWRILALRGADVIAHPTMWLDYTGDLCESVVNARAIDNQVYVVTSHYVNMPYLAGKSMGHSRVVDPYGRTRASTSHRPGVAVAEVDLDEVYEYWGTGDLKRRYPTLKDCFLGDRRPETYGAITCQDNLNQWKLANPKLHSQG; encoded by the coding sequence GTGACCATACACCGGGCCTTCGAGGCGCTGCGGGCAGCGGCCGCCTGGAAGCCGGACCTGGTCGTTTTCCCGGAGGAGCTCGACTATGTCGCTCTCGGCGCCGAAGATTGCGCCAAGTGCGGCGAGAGCATCCCGGGCAGCTTGGTGGTAGAGCGGTTCGCTGGGGCCGCGCGTGAGGCCGAGACCAATCTGGTAATCGGTCTGCGGGAGCGCGAGGATGATCACGTATATAACGCGGGCGTGGTCGTCAGCCGCCAAGGCGAACTCGTCGGCAAGTATCGTAAGACCCATCTCGCCCCTGGTGAAGACGCGGAGGTGGAGGCGGGCGACGACTACCCGGTCTTCGAGTTGGATTTCGGCAAGCTGGGGGTCATGATCTGTATGGACCTGCATTATCCGGAGCCCTGGCGCATCTTGGCGCTCCGCGGAGCGGACGTGATCGCCCACCCCACGATGTGGCTGGATTACACGGGAGACCTCTGCGAATCCGTGGTAAATGCTCGCGCCATAGACAACCAGGTCTACGTCGTGACCAGCCACTACGTGAACATGCCCTATCTTGCCGGAAAGTCCATGGGCCACTCGCGCGTGGTGGACCCCTATGGCCGAACCCGAGCGTCCACCAGCCATCGCCCGGGAGTCGCGGTGGCGGAGGTGGATCTGGACGAGGTGTATGAGTACTGGGGCACGGGGGACCTCAAGCGGCGCTACCCAACCCTCAAGGATTGCTTCCTGGGCGACCGCAGACCCGAGACCTACGGAGCCATCACGTGTCAAGACAATCTGAACCAGTGGAAGCTCGCGAATCCCAAACTTCACTCCCAAGGCTGA
- a CDS encoding FG-GAP-like repeat-containing protein has protein sequence MPADWPTLRHDNHLTARQPVAGNLRAAPIALTRTPVALGSATLIPFASKPGGAVDRALAGVDRGLQCYDLSGMLLWASHPPGINFQQVVTVEDVDGDGRVEIVAAVGRPEPPLGAMLLLDAASGRLLWRYDVEPMSYHWYPFVGHYLPQRAGKQMLVLEQGYPPDKRNGYIALFYFPAPGHPPVARWKYYFHQYTCMPALRTADLEADGVNEICVISHSRMWVLNPLTGAVKQFIRWDVAPANIRSYGLNEFRDLNGDGLPDFLCIADFAQHHEVLLNHHGKLKLAWAQGWDNSVTVSNVATNWPTPPVADVDGDGRLEVVVSMFNDEGDPDWAIRVYDAATGALKARISGRIAARLADVDGDGRAEILADDCHDPTRAVISGAAMIRIVDGKAVEYRHIDGVRASAKLASANGREVFLVTSRDQTLRIEGALPPQPFTQPPAPSGPDLSRIKAPAGQLPPAPLVADLDRDRTPEIIQTYAGTTTAYHWTRAGGLKVVREFSPSDNAVVADVDGDGKLEIIIGSADASRVPVVRAYRLDGTLVWESRIPPTTRHSLPYGRKVYMQAGRFTGRKGADVYCLFGTPVVRSLLLEGATGKVGWEKDEFPGLERYWGPTVNQAAAYDANGDGADDLVFTNPDYYCVADGRTGNMIRGPLFPPDIFHQPSQGLYTLPAILDQPGEPLVVLCAGHYFQAGMSLRAQPYWYKLPEVGEGITAAEGFARLSEDKWLMGFGRQDGDFECLDARTGRERWRLPIRASAGPVSTCDINGDGHDEFVFGDSHGYLWAVGDHNGRPVVVWKTGVGASVGQPVVADLDGDGRLEIIAPAGDGALTVLGTRG, from the coding sequence ATGCCCGCCGACTGGCCCACGCTACGCCATGACAACCACCTGACCGCGCGTCAGCCGGTTGCGGGCAACCTGCGTGCCGCGCCCATCGCGCTTACGCGCACACCCGTTGCGCTCGGCAGCGCCACCTTAATTCCTTTCGCCTCCAAGCCCGGGGGCGCGGTGGACCGCGCGTTGGCTGGCGTTGACCGCGGGCTGCAATGCTACGACCTCTCTGGCATGCTCCTATGGGCCAGCCACCCGCCGGGAATCAACTTCCAGCAGGTCGTCACCGTCGAGGATGTTGACGGCGACGGCCGGGTCGAAATCGTCGCCGCCGTCGGGCGCCCGGAGCCGCCGCTGGGGGCGATGCTCTTGCTCGACGCCGCCAGCGGACGCCTCCTGTGGCGTTACGACGTCGAGCCCATGTCCTATCACTGGTACCCCTTTGTTGGCCATTACCTGCCGCAGCGCGCCGGCAAGCAGATGCTGGTCCTCGAGCAAGGCTACCCGCCGGATAAACGCAACGGCTACATCGCTCTGTTTTACTTTCCGGCTCCCGGCCATCCGCCCGTCGCCCGCTGGAAATACTACTTCCACCAATATACCTGCATGCCGGCTTTGCGCACGGCGGACCTGGAAGCGGACGGCGTCAACGAGATCTGCGTCATCTCCCACAGCCGCATGTGGGTCCTGAACCCGCTCACCGGCGCCGTCAAGCAATTCATCAGGTGGGACGTCGCGCCCGCCAACATCCGCAGCTACGGTCTGAACGAGTTCCGCGACCTCAACGGCGACGGTCTGCCTGACTTCCTGTGCATCGCCGACTTCGCTCAACACCACGAGGTGCTGCTGAATCACCACGGCAAGCTCAAGCTCGCCTGGGCCCAGGGCTGGGACAACTCGGTCACGGTCTCCAACGTCGCCACCAACTGGCCCACGCCGCCGGTGGCCGATGTGGACGGCGACGGCCGGCTGGAGGTCGTGGTGTCCATGTTCAACGACGAGGGCGATCCTGACTGGGCGATCCGCGTCTACGACGCCGCAACCGGCGCTCTCAAGGCGCGCATCTCGGGGCGCATTGCGGCGCGGCTGGCCGATGTGGACGGCGACGGCCGCGCGGAGATTCTGGCGGACGACTGCCACGACCCCACGCGGGCCGTCATCAGCGGCGCGGCGATGATTCGCATTGTTGACGGCAAGGCGGTGGAGTACCGGCACATTGATGGGGTGCGCGCCAGCGCGAAGCTCGCGTCAGCCAATGGGCGCGAAGTGTTCCTGGTGACCTCGCGCGACCAGACCCTGCGGATCGAAGGCGCGCTCCCGCCGCAGCCATTCACGCAACCACCCGCGCCATCCGGCCCGGACTTGTCGCGGATCAAGGCCCCGGCCGGCCAGTTGCCTCCCGCGCCGCTGGTGGCCGACCTCGATCGCGACCGGACGCCGGAGATCATCCAGACCTACGCAGGCACGACCACCGCCTATCATTGGACGCGCGCCGGCGGGCTCAAGGTGGTGCGCGAGTTCTCGCCCAGCGATAACGCGGTCGTGGCTGACGTTGACGGCGACGGAAAGCTCGAGATCATCATCGGCAGCGCCGACGCCTCCCGCGTGCCGGTAGTGCGAGCGTATCGGCTCGACGGCACGCTGGTATGGGAGTCGCGGATTCCGCCGACCACCCGCCACAGCCTGCCCTACGGCCGCAAGGTGTATATGCAAGCGGGGCGGTTCACGGGGAGGAAAGGCGCCGACGTCTACTGCTTGTTCGGCACGCCGGTAGTCCGCAGCCTACTGCTGGAGGGCGCGACCGGAAAGGTAGGGTGGGAAAAGGACGAGTTCCCAGGCCTCGAACGCTATTGGGGCCCGACCGTGAATCAGGCCGCGGCCTATGACGCCAACGGCGACGGCGCGGACGACCTGGTCTTCACCAATCCGGATTACTACTGCGTCGCCGATGGTCGCACCGGCAACATGATCCGAGGGCCGTTGTTTCCGCCGGACATCTTCCACCAGCCCAGCCAGGGCCTGTACACCTTGCCGGCGATTCTCGACCAGCCGGGAGAGCCGCTGGTGGTGCTGTGCGCCGGCCACTACTTCCAGGCGGGGATGAGCCTGCGCGCGCAGCCGTACTGGTACAAACTGCCTGAGGTGGGGGAGGGCATCACCGCCGCCGAAGGATTTGCGCGCCTATCGGAGGACAAGTGGTTGATGGGTTTCGGCCGGCAGGACGGCGACTTCGAATGCCTCGATGCGCGGACCGGGCGCGAGCGCTGGCGGTTGCCGATTCGCGCCTCCGCTGGTCCCGTCTCCACCTGTGACATCAACGGCGATGGCCACGATGAGTTTGTCTTCGGCGACAGCCACGGCTACCTGTGGGCGGTCGGCGATCACAACGGCAGGCCGGTCGTGGTGTGGAAAACGGGTGTCGGCGCCAGCGTCGGCCAGCCCGTCGTCGCCGACCTTGACGGCGACGGCCGGCTCGAGATCATCGCCCCCGCCGGCGACGGCGCGCTGACGGTGCTGGGCACGCGCGGGTGA
- a CDS encoding RNB domain-containing ribonuclease — MKSDDGQHRAILESIARRAMLERGLLPDFSAEVLAELGGIETPAATNGADARDLRDLLWASIDNDDSRDLDQLTVAEAMPGGKVKILVAVADVDSLVGDGSAIDGHARHNTTSVYTAAQVFPMLPEKLSTDLTSLSFNEDRSAMIVEMVIGAEGSLQDSDVYRARVRNHAKLAYNSVAAWLEGSSPVPQAITAASGLDENLRIQDRVAQSLKNLRTAHGALTLQTIEARPAFDGDQIRDLEVEERNRAKDIIADFMIAANGVTARYLPSKQLPSIRRVVRTPKRWDRIVELARAHGTRLPNAPDPKALEQFLVKEQAADPLRFPDLSLTVIKLLGPGEYVAEEPGDRVPGHFGLAVRDYTHSTAPNRRYTDLITQRLLKAAIDARPSPYGKDELEGLAQHCTEEEDAANKVERQVGKSAAALLLESRIGEQFDTLVTGASAKGTWVRLLEMPVEGRLAHGFEGVDVGDRVRVQLISVDVERGYIDFRKVGASRH; from the coding sequence ATGAAATCGGATGACGGACAGCACCGTGCCATTCTGGAAAGTATCGCCCGGAGGGCAATGCTCGAGCGAGGATTGCTCCCCGACTTCTCCGCCGAGGTGCTTGCCGAACTGGGCGGGATTGAGACCCCCGCAGCAACCAACGGCGCGGACGCCCGTGATCTGAGGGACCTCCTCTGGGCTTCGATCGACAACGATGACTCCCGTGATCTGGACCAGCTCACCGTTGCCGAGGCAATGCCGGGCGGCAAAGTCAAGATTCTGGTTGCCGTGGCTGACGTGGACTCGCTGGTTGGGGATGGGTCCGCCATTGATGGACACGCTCGCCACAACACGACCTCGGTCTACACGGCTGCCCAGGTGTTCCCCATGCTTCCCGAGAAGCTGTCCACCGACCTCACCTCCCTGAGCTTCAATGAGGACCGCTCAGCGATGATCGTCGAGATGGTGATCGGCGCGGAGGGATCCCTTCAGGATTCCGATGTCTACCGGGCGCGGGTCCGCAATCATGCGAAGCTCGCCTACAACAGTGTGGCCGCATGGCTGGAGGGGAGCAGCCCGGTGCCCCAGGCGATCACCGCCGCCAGCGGACTCGATGAGAATCTGCGCATCCAGGACCGGGTGGCGCAGAGCCTGAAGAATCTCCGCACTGCCCACGGAGCGCTGACTCTTCAAACCATCGAGGCGAGACCGGCATTCGACGGCGACCAGATCCGTGATCTTGAGGTAGAAGAGAGAAACCGCGCCAAGGACATTATCGCGGATTTCATGATCGCGGCAAACGGTGTGACCGCCCGCTATCTCCCGTCAAAACAGCTGCCCTCGATCCGCCGCGTAGTGCGCACGCCAAAGCGATGGGATCGAATCGTCGAACTCGCCCGGGCGCATGGGACCAGGCTCCCCAATGCCCCGGATCCCAAAGCGCTGGAGCAGTTCCTGGTGAAGGAGCAAGCAGCCGACCCACTTCGATTCCCTGATCTATCACTCACCGTTATCAAGCTACTGGGACCTGGCGAGTACGTTGCTGAAGAGCCAGGCGACCGGGTTCCAGGGCACTTCGGTCTCGCGGTCAGGGACTACACCCATTCCACAGCTCCGAATCGCCGCTACACCGATCTGATCACGCAACGCTTGCTGAAGGCCGCCATAGATGCGAGGCCTTCGCCCTATGGCAAAGATGAACTGGAGGGTCTGGCTCAGCACTGCACGGAAGAAGAGGATGCCGCCAACAAGGTCGAACGGCAGGTCGGCAAGTCCGCGGCTGCGCTGCTGCTTGAATCGAGAATCGGGGAGCAGTTCGACACCCTGGTCACGGGTGCTTCCGCCAAAGGCACGTGGGTGCGGCTTCTCGAGATGCCGGTTGAAGGAAGGCTGGCGCATGGGTTCGAGGGAGTTGATGTCGGCGATCGGGTTCGCGTGCAGCTGATATCTGTGGACGTTGAGAGAGGGTACATAGATTTCCGCAAAGTCGGTGCATCAAGGCATTGA
- a CDS encoding SDR family oxidoreductase, whose product MVDVNGRGKGRLRKGWGGLYVSASEEKVALVTGASGGIGRAIASRLARDGVLVVVHYGRNQKAAAAAVREIEKNGGRAFPVRADFRSMKGVGALFEAMAQRLQDALGVRDFDILINNAGISLGGTIEQTSEAEFAQLVAVNMKAPFFIIQQALPRLRDGGRIINISSGTSRIAMPEEVAYAMTKRALDSLTTGLAKQLAPRGITVNTVAPGITDTDFQADWLRDPKARKFAASVAALGRLGLPEDIADAVAFLASSDARWITGTFIDVTGGSLLGRGD is encoded by the coding sequence ATGGTTGATGTCAACGGCCGCGGCAAAGGCCGGCTGCGCAAGGGATGGGGAGGGCTATACGTGAGCGCATCGGAGGAAAAGGTCGCCTTGGTGACGGGCGCGAGCGGAGGCATCGGGCGCGCCATCGCATCAAGGCTTGCGAGGGATGGCGTTCTCGTCGTAGTCCATTACGGGCGCAACCAGAAAGCCGCCGCGGCTGCCGTTCGCGAGATCGAGAAGAATGGCGGGAGGGCGTTCCCGGTCCGGGCAGACTTCCGCAGCATGAAGGGCGTTGGGGCTCTCTTCGAAGCGATGGCCCAGCGCCTCCAGGATGCGCTGGGAGTTCGTGACTTCGACATTCTCATCAACAACGCCGGCATATCCTTGGGTGGCACCATCGAACAGACCAGCGAAGCCGAGTTCGCCCAACTGGTCGCTGTCAACATGAAAGCCCCGTTCTTCATCATCCAGCAGGCTCTCCCACGTTTGCGGGACGGAGGGAGGATCATCAACATCTCTTCCGGCACCTCCCGAATCGCCATGCCGGAAGAAGTCGCCTACGCCATGACCAAGCGGGCTCTGGATAGCCTGACGACCGGCCTCGCCAAGCAGCTTGCGCCGCGAGGAATCACCGTCAACACGGTGGCTCCCGGCATCACCGACACTGACTTCCAGGCGGACTGGCTGCGAGACCCCAAGGCGCGGAAGTTCGCTGCCTCGGTCGCCGCGCTGGGCCGTCTGGGCCTGCCTGAGGATATCGCCGACGCGGTAGCGTTCCTTGCCTCCTCCGATGCGCGCTGGATAACGGGAACATTCATTGATGTGACCGGGGGGTCGCTGCTTGGTCGAGGCGACTAG